Proteins from one Triticum aestivum cultivar Chinese Spring chromosome 7A, IWGSC CS RefSeq v2.1, whole genome shotgun sequence genomic window:
- the LOC100415864 gene encoding choline/ethanolaminephosphotransferase 1, which translates to MGYIGAHGVETLKRYRYSGQDHSVVAKYVLQPFWSRCVTLFPLWMPPNMITLMGFMFLLTSSLLSYIYSPHLDTAPPRWVHLAHGILLFLYQTFDAVDGKQARRTSSSSPLGELFDHGCDALACAFEALALGSTLMCGRLTFCYWVVAAVPFYLATWEHYFTNTLILPVINGPTEGLMLIYVSHLFTFFTGAEWWAQDFRKSLPLISLVPLPFVPEIPLYVIVLILMIMFAVIPTVGSNIGNVQKVVDARKGSMELALAMLLPFIALLAGVAVWCYLSPSDIMKNQPHLLVIGTGSAFGYLVGRMILAHLCDEPKGLKTGMCMALVFLPFAIANALTAKINDGTPLVDELLVILLYCATSVGLYMHLAISVCHEIKDALGIYCFRIARKEA; encoded by the exons atGGGGTACATCGGCGCGCACGGCGTGGAGACGCTGAAGCGCTACAGGTACAGCGGCCAGGACCACTCGGTGGTGGCCAAGTACGTTCTGCAGCCCTTCTGGAGCCGCTGCGTCACCCTCTTCCCGCTCTGGATGCC ACCAAACATG ATCACACTCATGGGGTTTATGTTTCTACTTACATCTTCGCTGCTTAGCTAT ATTTATTCACCCCACCTTGACACAGCTCCCCCTCGGTGGGTCCATCTTGCCCATGGAATACTTCTCTTCTTGTACCAG ACTTTTGATGCCGTTGATGGTAAACAAGCAAGGCGCACCAGCTCATCAAGTCCTCTAGGAGAACTTTTTGATCATG GATGTGACGCCCTTGCCTGCGCT tttgaagcctTGGCCCTTGGAAGCACCTTGATGTGTGGAAGGTTGACATTCTGTTATTGGGTGGTTGCTGCTGTCCCATTTTATCTGGCAACATGGGAACA CTACTTCACAAATACTCTTATTCTTCCTGTAATAAATGGACCAACGGAAGGCCTGATGCTGATCTATGTCTCCCACCTTTTTACCTTTTTTACTG GTGCTGAATGGTGGGCGCAAGATTTTCGAAAATCCCTCCCTCTTATTAGTTTGGTTCCACTTCCATTTGTTCCAG AAATCCCCTTATATGTTATCGTGCTGATTCTGATGATCATGTTTGCTGTAATCCCAACAGTTGGATCCAA TATTGGTAATGTCCAAAAAGTAGTTGATGCACGGAAAGGGAGCATGGAATTAGCATTAGCAATG CTCCTTCCATTTATTGCGCTGTTAGCTGGAGTTGCTGTCTG GTGTTATCTCTCTCCTTCAGATATCATGAAGAACCAGCCACATCTGCTTGTGATTGGAACTGGTTCTGCTTTTGGATATTTGGTT GGAAGGATGATACTTGCTCATTTGTGTGACGAGCCCAAAGGTCTAAAAACAGGAATGTGCATG GCTCTGGTGTTTCTTCCTTTTGCTATCGCAAATGCTCTCACCGCAAAGATTAACGACGG GACTCCTTTGGTTGATGAGCTTTTGGTTATTCTTCTGTATTGTGCAACCTCAG TGGGTCTTTACATGCATCTCGCCATTTCGGTTTGTCATGAAATCAAGGATGCTCTTGGAATCTATTGCTTCAG GATAGCCAGAAAAGAGGCTTGA